In the genome of Aedes aegypti strain LVP_AGWG chromosome 2, AaegL5.0 Primary Assembly, whole genome shotgun sequence, the window TTactattgattttcaattgcGGCGGTCTATTTGTAAATTATGAATATGCTACACATTAGTTTTGATAACAAGCTCCATGAGATATTAGCATGGTAAGCTCTCATATTTTTTTCCGTCTTTATTTGCTTCTATTTTTCAATTGGCAAGAATTATTAATTTGGAATGTTCAGTAAAAATGTGTATTCTCACTTTCTCTACAACTTCTAAAGACCACATACTAGTAAAAATGGAAATAATCAAAGCAGATccaaaaactggtttttaagtCTACTGTAAAATTATTTCACAATATTAGAATTGTTTCATTTGTAAATACATATATGTTTAAAAccgtttgatttgattttgtcaGGATGCTTGATTTGTATACAAGTTAtaatttgtcaaaaacaaaCCGGGCGAAAATAAGACATACTACTGGTACTGGTACTGGTCTTATTCTTAAGCTGTTTCAAACCCAAACTTTCATACTTAGATTAGATAACTAGGGTCGATTAAAATTGTACTGGGGTTTTTGGCTACCTAAAAAAGCAGTAGAATAAAGATTGAAGCAACGCGttattgaatgaaaaatatcatagttttatttttatcagtCAATGATTTTAAAAGGTAGCtttctgcaaaatttcaaaagatctttattttaaatatttcttttagTTTACTGGCTTTTTCGGTAGTCCAAAACCCAGTAATTGAGATTGTTCATATGGTTTAAGAATAagaatgttgtttttttttcattattttcagattctttttgGAAGAGCTGGTTGAATACATCGAAGCATCACCGAAGGAGAATACCGCAAGGGTTTGGAAGGACATTCAGCATTTGCTTCCGCCGCCTCTGAACGATGTGTTCAAACCGAAAAACTGGCGCCACTTGTTCAGCATGGATGCAGTGAACAAAAGCCTAGCTCGAGTGCAAATGACTGGATACGACCAAAAGTTGGACATATTTGGAGCACTTCAGGTTACGCCAGTTAGCTCTGGGTTCTGCCTTGGTTCGAGCAACTGGATCATCAATTCCGGTCAGGAGAAAATTTCCTACATAAGTGGTTCGTCTACATTGACGACACATCCAAGACCGATCAACCAATCGGCGTTGAAATACTCGGATGTGGTGATTATGACTGGATTGACTCAAGCCCCACATGTTAACCCGGATGGAATGCTTGGTGAACTTTGCATGAATGTTGTCATGACTTTGAGAAATGGTGGATCAGTTCTCATTCCTTGCTATCCTTCAGGAGTAGTTTATGATCTTTTCGAATGTTTGTCATCGAGTTTGGATAACCAAGGTTTCGCTCAGATACCGATGTTCTTCATCTCACCGGTGGCAGATAGTTCATTAGcctattcaaatattttagcgGAATGGCTTTCAACATCTAAGCAAAACAAGGTGTATATTCCTGACGAACCATTTCCTCATGGAAGTTTGGTTAAAAACGCCAAATTAAAGCATTTCAAACACATCTATTCTGAAGGATTCAGCACTGAATTCCGTCAACCTTGCGTCGTGTTTTGCGGTCATCCTAGTCTTCGTTTTGGAGACGCAGTCCACTTTGTGGAACTGTGGGGGTCGAACCCACAGCACACAATAATCTTTACTGAACCAGATTTCCCGTACCTTCAAGCCTTAGCTCCATATCAACCACTGGCTattaaaaccgtttattgtCCAATAGAAACATCTCTAAACTTCCAGCAAGCCAACAAACTGATAAAGGAACTAAAACCAGGCGTCCTAGTTATCCCGGAAAATTACACTCAACCACCGCCCATCGCACCCCACAAAACGGATCTTGTTATCGATCAAACACCAGATAAAATGATCATCAAGTTCAAGCGTGGAGAAGTAATCAAACTTCCGCTCAAACGAAAACGTTCGCGCATTTACTTGGACCCACAGATCGCACGTTCGCTCGTTCCGCACGAAGTGCAACCCGGAGTCACAATTTCCTCCGTGACCGGTGTACTTCACGTCAAGGACAACATCCACGATTTACATCCTTTGGAACCCACCCCGGAAGAGCTAGAAGAGCAGAAAACAGCAAAAACAGCCAAACTACAGCCGCCTTCGCACAATCGCTACAGAAACGTGAAATACGAATGGGGTTCACTAGATGTGAATCTGTTCTTGAAAAAGCTCGCTCAGGACGGCATCACCGACATCAAGGTGGAACAGGGCGGAGTGGATGAGCTCACGTTACATCTGGCCAGCGAGGATACGATGATCAAGGTGAGCGATAAAACCACCAGCATCGTTTGCGGGGGGAAACAAAGCTTACGATTGAAGCTGAGGGATTTGCTGCTGCAATGTGTGCAAAGTTTTTAGGTGTAATTTTATAGAAATAAATTGACAATGGAACGGCGCATTTGCTTTTTTATTCAGTATAGCGTGGATGTTTCCTTTGTAGACAGTTCATATAGTCGCGCTAGTGGATTTTTACGGCTGTTTCGCTATAGatcatttaaacatatttttgtcaTGAATGTCTGGAGccatttatctaagtaccattgattccCTGATGGTTTTGTCTAAAATTGAAACATCTTCCACCAGGTCAAAGAATTTTCGGTTGCAATTGGtcagcgttaagtcagagtggaccaagtgacatttttcatattttgagaaaaatgggcttaaagtctaacgctttgttatattttaaatctttt includes:
- the LOC5573675 gene encoding integrator complex subunit 9, producing the protein MMKLYALSGDPAKPCYVLSISDLLIMLDCGLSVSSVLNFLPLPLVQSAKFQSLLNWNCRDPEIQLEDGEIKECCGCSFVNSAPEFIPPLDKVINFSEIDVILISNYTNMMALPFITEGTGFTGTVYATEPTLQIGRFFLEELVEYIEASPKENTARVWKDIQHLLPPPLNDVFKPKNWRHLFSMDAVNKSLARVQMTGYDQKLDIFGALQVTPVSSGFCLGSSNWIINSGQEKISYISGSSTLTTHPRPINQSALKYSDVVIMTGLTQAPHVNPDGMLGELCMNVVMTLRNGGSVLIPCYPSGVVYDLFECLSSSLDNQGFAQIPMFFISPVADSSLAYSNILAEWLSTSKQNKVYIPDEPFPHGSLVKNAKLKHFKHIYSEGFSTEFRQPCVVFCGHPSLRFGDAVHFVELWGSNPQHTIIFTEPDFPYLQALAPYQPLAIKTVYCPIETSLNFQQANKLIKELKPGVLVIPENYTQPPPIAPHKTDLVIDQTPDKMIIKFKRGEVIKLPLKRKRSRIYLDPQIARSLVPHEVQPGVTISSVTGVLHVKDNIHDLHPLEPTPEELEEQKTAKTAKLQPPSHNRYRNVKYEWGSLDVNLFLKKLAQDGITDIKVEQGGVDELTLHLASEDTMIKVSDKTTSIVCGGKQSLRLKLRDLLLQCVQSF